From Macaca mulatta isolate MMU2019108-1 chromosome 1, T2T-MMU8v2.0, whole genome shotgun sequence, the proteins below share one genomic window:
- the MAP10 gene encoding microtubule-associated protein 10 encodes MAGSLSERFFSLELLVDWVRLEARLMPPPAAAVEQEEEEEEKEQGEASSPRGVCPAVAFRLLDFPTLLVYPPDGPGAPAPEPWPGVIRFGRGKSCLFRLQPATLHRRLLRTPLATLLLQLPPGRPTPTPQLLGACDISLATAARRVVGPAASGCSHRHRGRFPLHNQVGERTGDIALAYRLTDLGGRLLGQLERPLTVTPTGGGAEVSPQTQQERQQLQQPASQPSPREAARPLGELEIPEAQKDLKEMVLQSKAESDNVGSVENSKTSSVVTCSSAVSGRNVSSLNEEVTELDMETNIFCPPPLYYTNLTQEKPPPAQAKITIEPQMNVPEELDGASPEKKRVNPPTDRSCLKHPSSATQEHPPVLVNPPHIQDIGATNQTCQTEQNRINTIRQLPLLNALLIELSLLYDQPVTSPAHIHPHLAWLYRNEDKKSPESSAKSICQSESKKDKRSMGGCEKSVSLQYKKSQIENCKKDKYSEKSSGTFQKRVPKGRLLYGLTNTLRLRLKLTNPDMLVVHEKRELYRKSQSQMLGTKFRIPSSKVKLLSSAEQSQEPQLPKDEYLDSDASFTENSDTSRQISGVFDDPRTSKETKLKYATEKKTVDCSKNRINNVSLEEVVSPANSIIPERLTPTNILGGNVEMKIQSPCVFQQDAVVDRIVDKEIGIRQVKTTDNDILMADVSDNRPDKNSCYENISELKYSDDLSSPCYSEDFCTTEDTSRSKAHDSSSRTENPKHSQYTRKSSETRVSKKKASSDKSSILSPPFSAGSPVHSYRKCHISKTQDKSLEEASSISASDLSSSHWTGEKENRIDQNSMHNSKITKRGQDISVKTRSSWKSLEKSQSPRTSQVSSYLPSNVSELELNVLDSSTSDHFEEDSDDVGSLNISKQCKDICELLINKLPGYTV; translated from the coding sequence ATGGCGGGCTCGCTGTCCGAGCGGTTCTTCTCGCTGGAGCTGCTGGTGGACTGGGTGCGTTTGGAAGCTCGGCTGATGCCGCCCCCCGCTGCCGCagtggagcaggaggaagaagaggaggaaaaggagcagggggaggcctcgTCGCCGCGCGGTGTGTGCCCCGCCGTGGCCTTCCGTCTGCTGGACTTCCCCACGCTGTTGGTTTACCCTCCTGACGGCCCTGGCGCTCCCGCCCCCGAACCGTGGCCCGGCGTGATCCGCTTCGGTCGCGGCAAGTCCTGCCTCTTCCGCCTGCAGCCTGCTACCCTGCACCGCCGGCTCCTGCGGACCCCGCTTGCCACCTTGCTGCTGCAGCTGCCCCCCGGGCGCCCGACGCCCACCCCACAGCTCCTGGGGGCCTGCGACATTTCGCTGGCCACCGCGGCCCGCAGGGTTGTGGGGCCGGCCGCCTCCGGATGCTCCCACCGTCACCGGGGACGTTTCCCCCTGCATAATCAAGTGGGCGAGCGGACTGGGGATATTGCACTGGCCTACCGCCTGACTGACCTGGGAGGCCGCCTGCTGGGCCAACTTGAGCGGCCCCTCACCGTCACCCCCACAGGAGGCGGAGCGGAGGTCAGTCCCCAAACCCAGCAGGAAAGACAGCAGCTACAGCAGCCAGCCTCACAGCCAAGCCCCAGAGAGGCTGCTAGGCCGCTGGGGGAGTTAGAAATCCCAGAGGCACAGAAGGATTTGAAGGAAATGGTTCTCCAAAGTAAGGCTGAATCTGATAATGTGGGTTCTGTGGAGAATAGCAAAACCAGTTCTGTTGTTACATGTTCAAGTGCTGTCAGTGGGAGAAATGTTAGCTCCCTAAATGAGGAAGTCACAGAGTTGGACATGGAGACCAATATATTTTGCCCTCCTCCTTTGTATTACACTAACTTGACCCAAGAAAAACCGCCCCCTGCACAGGCTAAAATCACCATTGAGCCTCAAATGAATGTACCTGAGGAATTGGATGGTGCTTCTCCTGAAAAAAAGCGTGTAAATCCCCCAACAGACAGGAGTTGTCTAAAACATCCAAGTTCTGCAACACAAGAGCATCCTCCAGTGCTTGTAAATCCTCCACATATTCAGGATATAGGAGCAACTAATCAAACATGTCAAACTGAACAAAATAGAATTAATACAATAAGGCAGTTGCCTTTGTTAAATGCTTTGTTAATTGAGTTGTCGTTGTTGTATGACCAACCTGTGACAAGTCCTGCTCATATACATCCTCACCTAGCCTGGTTATACAGGAATGAGGATAAGAAGTCACCCGAATCTTCTGCCAAATCCATATGCCAGTCTGAATCCAAGAAGGATAAGCGTTCTATGGGGGGATGTGAGAAGTCAGTGAGTCTTCAGTATAAAAAGAGCCAAATTGAAAACTGtaagaaagataaatattctgaaaagagcagtggtACCTTCCAAAAAAGAGTTCCAAAAGGGAGGCTACTTTATGGCTTAACAAATACATTAAGACTACGTTTAAAGCTGACAAATCCTGATATGTTGGTGGTACATGAAAAAAGAGAACTATATAGAAAATCACAGTCACAAATGTTGGGTACAAAATTCAGAATTCCATCATCCAAAGTTAAACTATTAAGCTCTGCAGAACAAAGTCAGGAGCCACAACTGCCTAAAGATGAGTATTTAGATTCAGATGCATCTTTTACTGAAAATAGTGATACCTCAAGACAAATCAGTGGAGTTTTTGATGATCCCAGAACAAGTAAAGAAACTAAACTGAAATATGCAACTGAAAAAAAGACAGTTGATTGTAGTAAAAATAGAATCAATAATGTTTCATTGGAAGAAGTAGTGAGTCCTGCAAATTCCATTATTCCAGAAAGGCTCACCCCTACAAATATTTTGGGAGGAAATGTGGAAATGAAAATCCAAAGTCCGTGTGTTTTCCAACAGGATGCTGTTGTTGACAGAATTGTAGATAAAGAAATAGGTATTAGACAAGTCAAAACCACAGATAATGACATTCTTATGGCTGATGTAAGTGACAATAGACCAGATAAGAATAGTTGCTATGAAAACATCTCAGAACTAAAGTATTCGGATGACTTGTCTAGCCCTTGCTATTCTGAAGATTTCTGTACCACTGAGGACACCAGCAGAAGTAAAGCTCATGATAGCAGTTCAAGGACAGAAAATCCAAAACATAGTCAATATACAAGGAAGTCTAGTGAAACAAGAGTGTCCAAAAAGAAAGCTAGTAGTGACAAGAGTTCTATCCTTAGCCCACCTTTTTCAGCTGGGTCACCTGTCCACTCATACAGAAAATGTCATATTTCAAAGACTCAGGATAAAAGTTTGGAGGAAGCATCTAGCATCTCGGCTAGTGATTTATCTTCATCACATTGGACTGGCGAGAAAGAAAACCGGATAGATCAAAACAGTATGCACAATTCTAAAATTACAAAGAGAGGTCAAGACATCTCTGTTAAAACCAGAAGTAGTTGGAAATCTTTAGAAAAAAGCCAGTCACCACGAACATCCCAAGTGAGTTCTTACCTGCCTTCAAATGTGTCCGAACTAGAACTTAATGTCCTGGATAGCAGTAcatcagatcactttgaagaagaCAGTGATGATGTTGGTTCACTAAATATTTCCAAGCAATGCAAAGATATTTgtgaattattaataaataaacttCCAGGATACACAGTGTAA